In Alphaproteobacteria bacterium US3C007, one genomic interval encodes:
- a CDS encoding response regulator transcription factor encodes MTKILTVDDDRHILTSLSVILQAEGFDVKAFSDGASALDAFSRLKPDLAVIDIKMPRMDGLELLQKLQQKSWLPIIFLTSKDDEIDEILGLRLGADEYVTKPFSERLLIERIRTLLRRHDLIAGKIEPDKSDTNVMKRGNLTMDPQRHTVQWKGIHVALTITEFLLLQALAIRPGFVKSRDQLMDVAYGDQVYVDDRTIDSHVKRLRKKMRMADESFTAIETLYGIGYRYNDTW; translated from the coding sequence ATGACCAAGATATTAACCGTAGATGATGACCGACATATTTTGACCTCCCTTTCCGTCATTCTTCAGGCGGAAGGCTTTGACGTAAAGGCCTTTTCTGATGGCGCCTCGGCTCTCGACGCGTTTTCAAGGCTCAAACCAGACCTTGCCGTAATAGATATTAAAATGCCCAGAATGGACGGTCTGGAATTGCTTCAAAAACTTCAACAGAAAAGTTGGCTTCCGATCATTTTTCTAACCTCTAAAGATGATGAGATTGATGAAATTTTGGGTCTACGGTTGGGCGCGGACGAATATGTCACCAAACCTTTTTCCGAACGGTTACTGATCGAACGCATCCGAACCTTACTGCGCCGCCACGATCTTATCGCGGGAAAAATTGAACCGGATAAAAGCGACACAAACGTCATGAAACGGGGCAATTTAACGATGGACCCCCAACGCCACACGGTGCAATGGAAAGGCATTCATGTGGCGCTTACGATCACCGAGTTTTTATTGCTACAAGCCTTGGCAATCCGTCCGGGCTTTGTGAAAAGCCGCGATCAATTGATGGACGTGGCCTATGGGGATCAAGTTTATGTCGATGACCGCACGATTGACAGCCATGTAAAACGCCTGCGTAAAAAAATGCGCATGGCGGATGAAAGCTTTACGGCGATTGAAACGCTTTATGGCATTGGGTATCGCTATAATGACACTTGGTAG
- a CDS encoding HAMP domain-containing sensor histidine kinase, with protein sequence MTAGDRSHSATETAEAERETHQSKGIGARHWPKLVRAHQSKEPQNQNWIAKASGALSRRLHSSKVLIISVNMVLVIILLLFNAATLYKWPALIETLHQNDPDYTADQIFHTLIPKLAQMETWRDHNAQLKAHTDQIDAQVNGQITLFSNRGEILAQTSLHPDPGLHNDPQTHYISQQSFAAIQPDAQATSHFVSLEQLLSAEIHKTLQNAYRHADFNIRSNIGNLYFLETGIIKHKDKILGALAIFIEDSARQKIYSDLRIQSVAAVGLGILASVLISLLIFYRVSHPITVLTRRLQQKNAQTSLPSPELMLEQAPKAPEGSEVANLTAVLREMSRKYYHQIDMQNRFTSDVIHEVKNPLTSLRAAAKALELVKEETQRQQLLGIIQEDVLRMERLLNDIGAAGKLDGQLEQETCASFDIGQLLRNVAQRYDPVAAEKDITIELELPQKTIIINGLEKRLAQVFENLATNAISFCDAGGIIRIWVKLQTDTCLAVIEDTGPGFPKGSLDKIFNRFYSDRPNSAFGEHSGLGLSISKQVVEAHGGVIWAENITSKLSTGEESDILGARLLIALTRI encoded by the coding sequence ATGACGGCCGGCGATCGTTCTCACAGCGCAACCGAAACCGCAGAGGCGGAGCGCGAAACGCATCAGTCCAAGGGTATTGGGGCGCGCCACTGGCCTAAGCTGGTTCGCGCGCACCAATCCAAAGAACCCCAGAACCAAAATTGGATCGCAAAGGCATCGGGCGCGCTATCACGGCGCTTGCACAGCTCAAAAGTTTTAATCATTTCGGTAAATATGGTTCTGGTTATAATCTTGCTGCTATTCAACGCAGCAACGCTGTATAAGTGGCCGGCATTGATTGAAACACTACATCAAAACGACCCTGACTACACGGCTGACCAGATTTTTCACACGCTTATCCCAAAGCTCGCGCAGATGGAGACATGGCGGGATCACAATGCGCAATTAAAGGCTCATACAGATCAAATTGATGCACAGGTAAATGGACAAATAACGCTGTTCAGCAATCGGGGTGAAATCTTGGCGCAAACGTCTCTTCATCCAGATCCTGGGTTGCATAATGACCCTCAAACCCATTACATCTCTCAGCAAAGTTTTGCAGCGATTCAACCTGATGCACAAGCGACCTCGCATTTTGTATCGTTGGAACAACTGCTGTCCGCAGAAATCCATAAAACACTTCAGAACGCATATCGACACGCCGATTTCAACATTCGATCAAACATCGGCAATTTATATTTTTTAGAAACTGGCATTATTAAGCATAAGGATAAAATCCTTGGCGCTTTGGCCATTTTCATTGAAGATTCTGCGCGGCAAAAGATCTATTCTGATTTGCGTATCCAAAGCGTTGCAGCGGTTGGTTTGGGTATTTTAGCCTCTGTCTTAATCAGCCTATTAATTTTTTATCGGGTCAGCCACCCGATCACTGTGCTGACAAGGCGACTTCAGCAGAAGAATGCGCAAACAAGCCTACCTTCGCCCGAGCTTATGCTTGAGCAAGCGCCTAAAGCACCAGAGGGAAGCGAAGTGGCAAATTTAACCGCCGTTTTACGTGAAATGAGCCGCAAATATTACCACCAAATAGATATGCAAAACCGATTTACAAGCGACGTGATACATGAGGTCAAAAACCCGCTCACCTCGCTGCGCGCAGCTGCAAAAGCGTTAGAATTGGTAAAGGAAGAGACCCAACGCCAGCAGCTTCTTGGAATAATCCAAGAAGATGTGCTGCGGATGGAACGCTTGCTAAATGACATTGGAGCTGCGGGAAAGCTCGATGGCCAACTCGAGCAAGAAACCTGTGCCAGTTTTGACATAGGCCAGTTGCTGCGCAACGTTGCGCAAAGATATGATCCGGTAGCAGCAGAAAAAGATATCACGATCGAATTGGAGCTGCCTCAAAAAACAATCATCATAAATGGCTTAGAAAAGCGGCTTGCGCAGGTGTTTGAAAACTTGGCCACCAATGCGATAAGTTTCTGCGACGCCGGTGGTATTATTCGTATCTGGGTAAAATTACAGACTGATACCTGTTTGGCGGTTATCGAGGATACCGGGCCCGGCTTCCCGAAAGGCTCATTGGATAAAATTTTCAATCGCTTCTATTCTGATCGACCTAACAGCGCTTTTGGCGAGCATTCTGGTTTAGGTTTGAGCATTTCAAAACAAGTGGTTGAGGCGCATGGCGGCGTGATTTGGGCAGAAAATATCACATCCAAGCTTTCAACAGGCGAAGAGAGTGATATTTTAGGGGCAAGGCTTTTGATTGCCCTGACGCGAATATGA
- a CDS encoding HPr kinase/phosphatase C-terminal domain-containing protein yields MILHASCIDIDGRGILILGASGSGKSSLAIQLIALGASLVADDKTLVTRVENHVVARCPATIKGLIEARGIGFLRPKLVQETRLHLVIDLNQHETSRLPEQKYHDLFQVKLPLIYPTQMDGFASAVYVLAQSGLAQDQNPSDVIS; encoded by the coding sequence ATGATACTGCATGCAAGCTGCATCGATATCGATGGGCGCGGCATCCTGATTTTGGGAGCATCCGGAAGTGGGAAATCATCCCTCGCAATTCAGTTGATCGCGCTCGGAGCCTCATTGGTTGCGGATGATAAAACGCTGGTAACACGGGTAGAAAACCACGTGGTCGCGCGGTGCCCGGCCACCATCAAAGGCCTGATCGAAGCGCGCGGAATTGGCTTTTTAAGACCAAAGCTGGTGCAAGAAACGCGGCTTCATTTGGTAATTGATCTGAACCAACACGAAACCTCTCGCCTTCCAGAACAAAAATACCATGATTTATTTCAGGTCAAACTTCCATTAATTTACCCAACACAGATGGACGGATTTGCCTCGGCAGTCTATGTTCTAGCGCAAAGCGGCTTAGCGCAGGATCAAAACCCGTCCGATGTCATCAGCTGA
- the rapZ gene encoding RNase adapter RapZ, producing MSSADQITLVLVTGPSGAGRSSAINALEELEFETIDNLPISLIDKVATSSKTSKPLAIGLDIRNRDFSIQAIINSIAQLKTLPKIKATVLFVDCDPKTLNLRFSETRRKHPFAPQETIQDGIAHEIELLNPIKAKADLLIDTSDLTPHELRAQIKHHFDGGKNTDLAVILKSFSYKKGLPVGADMVLDVRFLKNPHWEPALRAGDGRDQPVQDYVVSDPSFTDFFQKTHALILFLLPAYKREGKTQFTLAFGCTGGRHRSVTLVGLMAQALEDCGWNVLTQHMELDE from the coding sequence ATGTCATCAGCTGACCAAATTACGTTGGTTCTTGTAACCGGTCCGTCGGGCGCGGGACGGTCCTCTGCGATCAACGCTTTGGAAGAGCTTGAATTTGAAACCATCGACAACTTGCCCATTTCGTTAATTGACAAGGTGGCCACTTCTTCAAAAACATCAAAACCCTTGGCGATCGGGCTGGATATCCGAAACCGCGACTTTTCCATCCAAGCCATCATCAACTCGATTGCGCAATTAAAGACGCTGCCCAAAATCAAAGCAACCGTCCTGTTTGTTGATTGTGATCCAAAGACGCTCAATCTGCGATTCTCTGAAACCCGGCGTAAACACCCGTTCGCACCCCAAGAAACCATCCAAGACGGGATCGCGCATGAGATCGAGCTCTTAAACCCCATCAAAGCCAAAGCGGATCTATTAATCGATACATCTGACTTGACGCCACATGAGTTGCGCGCGCAAATCAAACATCATTTTGACGGCGGAAAAAATACCGATTTGGCCGTGATCTTAAAATCATTTTCTTACAAAAAAGGGTTACCTGTCGGCGCTGATATGGTGCTAGATGTGCGATTTCTAAAAAATCCACATTGGGAACCAGCCTTGCGCGCGGGCGATGGACGCGATCAGCCTGTACAAGACTATGTGGTCAGCGATCCATCCTTCACAGATTTTTTCCAAAAAACCCATGCATTGATCCTATTTCTACTTCCTGCTTATAAAAGAGAAGGGAAAACCCAATTCACATTGGCTTTTGGCTGCACGGGAGGGCGACACAGATCCGTAACGCTCGTGGGGTTAATGGCACAGGCTTTGGAAGATTGTGGCTGGAATGTGTTGACGCAGCATATGGAATTGGACGAGTAA
- a CDS encoding PTS fructose transporter subunit IIA, translating into MIGIVIVAHGGLAKEYLAAVEHVVGKQKSIATIGISAEYDRAFMEAEICNAADHVDTGDGVVVVTDMFGGSPCNLSLQACRPQDRKIIYGANLPMLIKLTKSRRLSVQDAVDISLNAGRKYIDCHDGSGT; encoded by the coding sequence GTGATTGGGATTGTAATTGTCGCGCATGGTGGTCTTGCAAAAGAGTATTTGGCCGCCGTGGAGCATGTGGTGGGCAAGCAAAAAAGTATTGCCACCATTGGCATCAGCGCCGAATATGACAGAGCCTTCATGGAAGCCGAAATTTGCAACGCCGCCGATCACGTTGATACCGGTGATGGGGTGGTTGTGGTGACCGATATGTTTGGCGGAAGCCCCTGCAATCTGTCGCTGCAAGCCTGTAGACCGCAGGACCGCAAAATCATTTACGGCGCAAACCTACCGATGTTGATCAAGCTTACAAAATCACGGCGGCTCTCCGTGCAAGATGCGGTAGATATCTCTTTGAACGCTGGGCGCAAATATATTGATTGCCATGATGGCTCAGGAACCTGA
- a CDS encoding HPr family phosphocarrier protein yields MQDTYSERFEIINEKGLHARAAAKLVETVERYDATAEIFKDGLQACGNSIMGLLMLAASRGTFIDVNTNGNQAKDLSEAIGVLIAARFGEDF; encoded by the coding sequence ATGCAAGACACATATTCTGAACGCTTTGAAATTATCAATGAAAAGGGCTTACACGCCCGCGCGGCAGCCAAGCTGGTTGAAACCGTTGAGAGATATGACGCTACGGCAGAGATCTTCAAAGATGGTTTACAGGCTTGTGGCAATAGCATTATGGGCCTTTTAATGTTGGCAGCCTCTCGCGGAACCTTTATTGACGTGAACACCAACGGAAACCAAGCCAAGGATCTGTCAGAAGCGATTGGCGTCTTGATAGCCGCCAGATTCGGCGAAGACTTCTAA
- a CDS encoding lysophospholipid acyltransferase family protein has translation MDPDIPYDRRKLSYATTFKNPTQRRTIQTIEFVTGKLRLLRVIRKFEAQGVPVGQAFWKQALDIMNVELQTPQSQIAKIPKEGPLVITANHPHGLVDGMILGELIGRVRTDYKILTRTLLTGIAEIENFMIPVPFVHDSQALEKNLEMRKSAMSHLKNGGVVVLFPSGVVAASKTMFGPAIEAEWNPFTSKMIQRSNARVLPIFFPGANSRIYQIANQISATLRQGLLLHEVVHAMNKPQAPVVGDVIERDTIKNWASNPRGFVNWLRAETLGLADKKS, from the coding sequence GTGGATCCGGATATTCCCTATGACAGGCGCAAACTGTCTTATGCCACAACTTTTAAAAACCCGACCCAGCGCAGAACCATCCAAACCATTGAGTTTGTAACCGGCAAGCTGCGCCTGCTGCGCGTCATACGCAAATTTGAGGCCCAAGGCGTTCCGGTCGGCCAGGCCTTTTGGAAACAAGCTTTAGACATCATGAATGTCGAACTGCAAACCCCGCAAAGCCAAATCGCAAAAATCCCCAAAGAGGGTCCGCTGGTTATCACCGCGAATCATCCCCATGGATTGGTCGATGGTATGATTCTTGGAGAATTGATTGGGCGCGTGCGCACGGATTATAAAATATTAACCCGCACCTTGCTCACTGGAATTGCTGAAATTGAAAACTTTATGATTCCTGTTCCCTTTGTGCATGACAGCCAGGCGCTGGAAAAAAACCTTGAAATGCGCAAAAGTGCAATGTCGCATCTGAAAAATGGCGGTGTGGTGGTGCTATTCCCTTCCGGCGTTGTGGCGGCGTCTAAAACGATGTTTGGCCCCGCGATAGAAGCGGAATGGAATCCATTTACCTCGAAAATGATCCAGCGCTCAAACGCGCGCGTTTTACCGATTTTTTTTCCCGGCGCAAACTCACGCATTTATCAAATTGCCAATCAAATCTCTGCCACGCTACGCCAAGGGTTGCTGCTTCATGAAGTGGTTCATGCGATGAACAAGCCCCAAGCGCCAGTGGTGGGGGATGTGATTGAGCGCGATACGATTAAAAACTGGGCGTCTAATCCGCGCGGCTTTGTAAATTGGCTACGCGCCGAGACGCTTGGGCTTGCCGATAAAAAAAGCTGA
- a CDS encoding 3-hydroxybutyryl-CoA dehydrogenase, with amino-acid sequence MDIQKVGVIGAGQMGNGIAHVLALAGYQVTITDLNQAALDNARVVIDRNLARQVKGAKITADQKVDAIARISTTLALPDLGAADLVIEAATEKEALKHSIFEALVPHLQPHTILTSNTSSISITRLASRTDRPEKFMGFHFMNPVPVMDLVELIRGIATDKATYDSCLTVVNTLGKTAASAEDFPAFIVNRILMPMINEAVYTLYEGVGSVESIDQSMRLGANHPMGPLELADFIGLDTCLAIMNVLHEGLADTKYRPCPLMTKYVEAGWLGRKTQRGFYDYRGPTPVPTR; translated from the coding sequence GTGGATATTCAAAAAGTTGGAGTGATCGGGGCCGGGCAGATGGGCAATGGTATTGCGCATGTTCTGGCGCTGGCCGGATATCAGGTGACCATAACGGATCTTAATCAGGCGGCTTTGGACAATGCGCGCGTTGTTATTGATCGCAATTTGGCGCGTCAGGTAAAAGGCGCGAAAATAACTGCTGATCAGAAAGTTGACGCTATTGCGCGGATTTCTACCACCTTGGCCCTGCCCGATTTGGGCGCTGCGGATTTGGTGATTGAAGCGGCAACTGAAAAAGAGGCGCTGAAACATAGCATCTTTGAGGCGCTTGTGCCGCATTTGCAGCCCCATACCATTTTGACATCGAACACCTCTTCGATCTCAATCACACGCTTGGCCAGCCGCACGGATCGGCCCGAAAAATTTATGGGGTTTCATTTCATGAACCCGGTGCCGGTAATGGACCTCGTTGAGCTTATTCGTGGAATTGCCACGGATAAGGCGACCTATGACAGCTGCCTCACGGTGGTTAATACGCTTGGTAAAACAGCGGCCAGCGCTGAAGATTTTCCCGCTTTTATCGTGAATCGGATTTTAATGCCGATGATCAATGAAGCCGTTTACACGCTTTACGAAGGGGTGGGGTCGGTTGAATCGATTGATCAATCGATGCGTCTGGGGGCCAATCATCCGATGGGCCCTCTCGAACTGGCCGATTTTATCGGTTTGGATACATGTTTGGCGATTATGAATGTGTTGCATGAAGGCTTGGCCGATACCAAATACCGGCCCTGTCCGTTAATGACCAAATATGTAGAAGCCGGTTGGCTTGGGCGTAAAACGCAGCGTGGATTTTACGATTATCGAGGCCCAACCCCCGTGCCAACGCGGTGA
- a CDS encoding electron transfer flavoprotein subunit alpha, translating into MAVLLLAEVNGNELAVDATAKAVSAATALGDVTVLCASAGCGAAASAAAQLDGVGKVLCADDAAYGNGLAEPIADLIVSLAGDYSHFVAPATNSAKNILPRVAALLDVMVITDITAVVDADTFERPIYAGNAIQRVKSGDSKKVLSVRTANFDAVGSNGAAAVESISAVPNPELSQWIEDKVASSDRPELTSAGVVVSGGRGVGSQDDFAMIENLADKLNAAVGASRAAVDSGYAPNDWQVGQTGKVVAPDLYVAVGISGAIQHLAGMKDSKIIVAINKDEEAPIFQVADFGLVADLFEAVPELTDKLV; encoded by the coding sequence ATGGCAGTTCTTCTTTTGGCAGAAGTAAATGGCAATGAATTGGCCGTAGACGCCACTGCAAAAGCGGTGAGCGCGGCCACAGCTTTGGGTGATGTTACGGTTTTATGCGCGTCTGCGGGCTGCGGCGCGGCTGCTTCGGCTGCCGCGCAATTGGATGGGGTAGGCAAAGTGCTATGTGCGGATGATGCGGCCTATGGAAATGGCCTTGCAGAACCGATTGCAGATCTTATCGTGTCATTGGCGGGCGATTATTCTCATTTCGTTGCTCCGGCAACAAATTCCGCTAAAAATATTCTACCCCGTGTTGCGGCCCTATTGGACGTGATGGTGATCACCGATATCACGGCTGTGGTCGATGCAGATACGTTTGAACGCCCGATTTATGCAGGCAATGCCATTCAACGCGTGAAAAGCGGCGATTCCAAAAAGGTGTTATCCGTGCGGACGGCAAATTTTGACGCCGTTGGTAGCAACGGTGCCGCAGCGGTTGAAAGTATTTCAGCTGTGCCCAATCCTGAATTGTCACAATGGATTGAAGATAAGGTGGCCAGCAGCGATCGCCCCGAACTGACGTCTGCGGGCGTGGTCGTGTCGGGCGGCCGCGGCGTTGGCAGCCAAGATGATTTTGCGATGATCGAAAACCTAGCTGATAAATTGAATGCGGCTGTTGGCGCCTCGCGCGCGGCGGTTGACTCTGGGTATGCTCCGAATGATTGGCAAGTGGGTCAAACGGGCAAGGTGGTTGCGCCCGATCTGTATGTGGCGGTTGGAATTTCCGGTGCGATCCAGCATTTGGCCGGAATGAAAGACAGCAAAATTATCGTGGCCATTAACAAAGATGAAGAAGCGCCTATTTTTCAAGTTGCTGATTTTGGACTTGTTGCTGATTTGTTTGAAGCAGTACCAGAGCTGACTGATAAGCTGGTGTAA
- a CDS encoding electron transfer flavoprotein subunit beta/FixA family protein, which produces MKVLVPVKRVIDYNVKVRVKADGSGVDLANVKMSMNPFDEIAVEEAIRLKEAGKADEIIAVSVGVEKAQETLRTALAMGADRAILVVAAEDVHQDIEPLAVAKILKAIVDEEQPGLVLCGKQAIDNDMNATGQMLAALLGWSQATFASELSVEGDAAVVTREVDGGLQTIKVTMPAIVTVDLRLNEPRYASLPNIMKAKKKPLDQKTAADLGVDVAPRLSIVNTGEPEARSAGIKVGSVDELVEKLKEAGAV; this is translated from the coding sequence ATGAAGGTATTGGTGCCTGTCAAACGCGTAATAGATTATAATGTGAAAGTGCGCGTGAAAGCGGATGGGTCTGGCGTCGATTTGGCCAATGTCAAAATGTCGATGAACCCGTTTGATGAAATCGCGGTTGAGGAAGCAATCCGTCTGAAAGAGGCGGGCAAGGCAGATGAGATTATCGCGGTGTCTGTTGGCGTTGAAAAAGCCCAAGAAACCTTGCGTACCGCCTTGGCGATGGGCGCGGATCGCGCAATCCTTGTGGTTGCCGCCGAAGACGTACATCAAGATATTGAGCCTTTGGCCGTGGCAAAAATACTCAAAGCGATTGTGGATGAAGAGCAGCCTGGTTTGGTGCTCTGCGGCAAGCAAGCCATTGACAATGATATGAACGCAACGGGTCAAATGCTGGCCGCGCTGTTGGGGTGGTCACAGGCCACCTTTGCATCTGAATTGAGCGTTGAGGGCGATGCTGCGGTTGTCACCCGCGAGGTCGATGGTGGTCTGCAAACGATTAAAGTGACTATGCCGGCGATTGTTACGGTTGATTTGCGGTTGAATGAGCCTCGCTATGCCTCGCTGCCCAATATAATGAAGGCTAAGAAAAAGCCTTTGGATCAGAAAACTGCGGCGGATTTGGGCGTGGATGTCGCGCCGCGCCTGAGCATTGTGAATACGGGCGAACCCGAAGCGCGTTCGGCCGGGATAAAAGTGGGCTCGGTCGATGAGCTGGTTGAAAAACTTAAAGAGGCAGGAGCAGTATAA
- a CDS encoding cob(I)yrinic acid a,c-diamide adenosyltransferase, with amino-acid sequence MVVLNKIYTKTGDDGETALGNGTRVAKHSMRVNAYGTVDELNATVGVARLHADGDMGQWLSLIQNDLFDLGADLCRPEMERDHEAEYAPLRMAGSQVTRLENEIDVLNAQLSPLRSFILPGGSVLSAHLHVCRTVARRAERLCVELATMEAINPDAVRYLNRLSDWFFVAGRVANNAGADDVLWVPGANR; translated from the coding sequence ATGGTTGTTTTAAACAAAATTTACACCAAAACCGGAGATGATGGTGAAACCGCGCTGGGCAATGGCACGCGTGTCGCCAAACATTCTATGCGCGTAAATGCCTATGGTACGGTTGATGAGTTGAACGCCACGGTGGGCGTTGCCCGGTTGCATGCAGATGGTGATATGGGGCAATGGCTTTCCTTGATCCAGAACGATCTGTTTGATTTGGGCGCGGATCTGTGCCGTCCCGAGATGGAACGCGATCACGAAGCGGAATACGCACCCTTGCGCATGGCTGGATCGCAAGTGACGCGTTTGGAAAATGAAATTGATGTTCTGAATGCCCAACTTTCGCCTTTACGCAGCTTTATTTTGCCCGGCGGCAGCGTGTTGTCAGCGCATCTACACGTGTGCCGTACTGTGGCGCGCCGTGCAGAGCGCCTTTGTGTTGAGCTTGCAACCATGGAAGCGATCAACCCCGATGCTGTGCGGTATTTGAACCGGTTGAGCGATTGGTTCTTCGTGGCAGGCCGCGTCGCCAATAATGCTGGCGCTGACGACGTGCTATGGGTTCCTGGTGCAAATAGATAA
- a CDS encoding twin transmembrane helix small protein — protein sequence MAQDPLFIIVILAMAAVAIILMIGIGGFGRGGEFNRKYANKLMRLRIFAQFIAVLLILLFVYFAR from the coding sequence ATGGCGCAAGATCCCCTTTTTATTATCGTTATTTTGGCGATGGCAGCGGTGGCAATCATTTTGATGATTGGCATTGGCGGCTTTGGTCGGGGTGGTGAATTCAATCGCAAATACGCAAATAAGTTGATGCGCTTGCGTATTTTTGCGCAATTCATCGCGGTGCTGTTGATTTTGCTCTTCGTTTATTTTGCGCGTTAA
- a CDS encoding SDR family NAD(P)-dependent oxidoreductase, which produces MEQKSILITGCSSGIGYDAAHRLQAEGWRVFASCRKADDVARLRAEGLESVRIDYSLENTIASGLQEVLEKTDGRLDAVFNNGAFACPGAVEDLPRAALAALFETNLFGYHDLTRQVIPIMRAQGFGRILNCSSVLGFVALPWRGAYVASKFALEGLTHTLRLEMRDSPIDVVLIQPGPITSHIRQNAIPHFEKWIDWRGSARAVFYERHLVKRLYEDAGPDKFELPASAVSDTLLRALSVKTPKASYYVTTPTYMASWMRRLLPQRALDYLLTRG; this is translated from the coding sequence ATGGAACAAAAATCGATTCTCATCACCGGATGTTCTTCCGGCATTGGCTATGATGCGGCGCATCGGCTGCAGGCGGAAGGTTGGCGGGTTTTTGCCAGTTGCCGGAAAGCGGATGATGTGGCACGTCTGCGCGCCGAAGGCTTGGAGAGCGTACGGATAGATTACAGTTTGGAGAACACCATCGCATCGGGGTTGCAAGAAGTGCTCGAAAAAACCGATGGGCGCCTTGATGCAGTGTTCAACAATGGCGCTTTTGCCTGCCCAGGCGCGGTTGAGGATCTGCCACGCGCCGCTTTAGCCGCTTTGTTTGAAACCAATCTCTTTGGATATCACGATTTAACCCGCCAAGTCATTCCAATCATGCGCGCGCAGGGTTTTGGGCGCATTCTCAATTGTTCTTCAGTGCTGGGCTTTGTTGCCTTGCCATGGCGGGGGGCATATGTGGCCAGCAAATTTGCGTTGGAAGGGCTGACACATACTTTGCGGCTTGAAATGCGCGATAGCCCGATTGATGTGGTGCTAATTCAACCGGGGCCGATCACCAGTCATATTCGTCAAAACGCAATTCCACATTTTGAGAAATGGATTGATTGGCGCGGATCAGCCCGCGCGGTATTTTATGAACGTCACTTGGTAAAACGTCTTTATGAAGATGCGGGGCCAGATAAGTTTGAATTGCCAGCCAGTGCGGTCAGCGATACGCTGCTGCGCGCGCTCAGCGTTAAGACGCCAAAAGCCAGCTATTATGTGACCACCCCCACCTATATGGCCAGTTGGATGCGCCGGTTGCTACCGCAGCGCGCTTTGGATTACCTTCTGACCCGCGGTTAA